Proteins encoded in a region of the Dreissena polymorpha isolate Duluth1 chromosome 6, UMN_Dpol_1.0, whole genome shotgun sequence genome:
- the LOC127834483 gene encoding uncharacterized protein LOC127834483: MLDTNRITCIVVTCVLFAVVLNCAHANRIACDSLCEWTQWEAWTNECQCGFAHLSRDRRRRLCCLEEHENRYQCLQYCGLGPEEHGMFSESDECKPVCHNGGNMLPEGCQCTKRYFGLCCETRVDICEAVSADVVFVLDSSVSQTEKQFKKQLEFVERFVDEFTINSTAFQIAVLTFSTDVKIEIEIDDRLTKDEIKSKIRSIRFRPGATFTDKGLAMARSMLQSRGNRLVGLTIEKFTFVLTDGMSNDRKSTAAEASSLERVSTVVAIGIGQMVSQKELQIIASSPDEFTMSYVFTVKNFDSLHTLIERLIDASCGKCSTQSRTDIIALIDDLPSSAMTSTEFHSALNGVAYILQHLASYGKVNGQRVGVLHVDGINNNYLPFINSLNMVQLLSYVRGIRQYRHTCFSTTCAANMSRDISTAINEVILTNFMNTDPKARNVLIVFTSGRFDHVDAVRKNGRSHYSRYRCLRVFCRRWIWLKHRRTSSYRSGAE; encoded by the exons ATGTTGGACACAAACAGAATAACTTGTATTGTGGTGACGTGTGTATTGTTTGCGGTTGTGTTGAATTGTGCACATGCAAATAGAATTGCATGTGACAGTCTTTGCGAATGGACGCAATGGGAGGCCTGGACAAATGAATGCCAGTGTGGGTTTGCACACTTGTCCCGCGACAGAAGACGTAGACTTTGCTGCCTCGAGGAGCATGAAAATAGATATCAATGTTTGCAATACTGCGGACTTGGTCCTGAGGAGCACGGAATGTTCTCGGAAAGTGACGAATGTAAACCAGTTTGCCACAATGGTGGAAATATGCTTCCAGAAGGATGTCAATGTACTAAGCGATATTTTGGCCTTTGTTGCGAAACGC GTGTTGACATTTGCGAAGCTGTTTCAGCAGACGTCGTATTTGTGCTTGATTCCTCTGTCAGTCAGACTGAAAAACAGTTTAAGAAGCAGCTAGAGTTTGTGGAACGCTTCGTCGATGAATTTACCATCAATAGTACTGCCTTTCAAATTGCAGTACTAACCTTCTCGACGGACGTTAAAATAGAGATAGAAATTGACGATCGGCTGACGAAAGATGAGATAAAG AGTAAAATACGTAGTATACGATTTCGACCTGGCGCAACATTTACGGACAAAGGGCTGGCTATGGCCCGTAGCATGCTTCAATCACGGGGAAACCGGCTTGTTGGTCTCACTATTGAGAAGTTCACATTTGTTCTGACGGACGGAATGTCAAACGATCGGAAATCCACAGCGGCAGAAGCTTCGAGTCTTGAGCGTGTTTCAACGGTTGTTGCCATAG GTATCGGTCAAATGGTTTCACAAAAAGAACTTCAGATAATTGCATCTTCGCCTGACGAGTTTACTATGTCCTATGTATTCACGGTGAAGAATTTTGACTCGCTACATACTTTAATTGAGCGACTTATTGACGCTTCATGTGGAAAATGTAGCACACAAAGTCGTACAGATATCATAGCATTGATTGATGATCTTCCATCCTCAGCAATGACATCTACTGAGTTCCATTCAGCATTGAATGGTGTCGCATACATATTGCAACATTTGGCGTCCTATGGAAAAGTCAACGGTCAGCGTGTTGGCGTTTTACATGTTGACGGTATTAATAATAACTATTTGCCTTTTATAAATAGCCTGAACATGGTCCAATTGCTTAGTTATGTGCGAGGTATTCGCCAGTATAGACACACCTGCTTTTCAACTACCTGCGCAGCGAACATGTCCCGAGATATCTCGACAGCTATAAATGAAGTTATTCTCACAAACTTTATGAACACGGATCCGAAAGCAAGAAACGTATTAATTGTATTCACGTCTGGTCGATTTGACCATGTAGATGCCGTCCGGAAAAATGGTCGAAGCCATTACTCGAGATACAGGTGTTTACGTGTTTTCTGTAGGCGATGGATATGGCTCAAACATAGACGGACTTCAAGCTATCGCTCAGGAGCCGAGTAA